Proteins encoded by one window of Salmo trutta chromosome 17, fSalTru1.1, whole genome shotgun sequence:
- the LOC115151398 gene encoding zinc finger protein 135-like, producing MLLKFPRTHTAEKSYSCGQCGKTFGQSGELTVHQRTHTGKKSYSCGQCGMSFGQSCQLTLHQRTHTGEKSYSCDQCGKSFGRSGHLTQHHRTHTGEKPYSCGQCGKSFGQSGQLTIHQRIHTGEKPYSCGQCGKSFVASRSLTLHQRTHTGEKPYSCGQCGKSFGRSCHLTQHKRTHTGEKPYSCGQCGKSFGQSGELTIHQRIHSGEKSYSCDQCGKSFGGSGQLTVHQRTHTGEKPYSCGQCGKSFGRSCHLTQHKRTHTGEKPYSCGQCGKSFGQSGELTVHQRTHTGEKPYSCGQCGKSFGQSGQLTIHQRIHSGEKSYSCDQCGKSFGGSGQLTVHQRTHTGEKSYSCGQCGKSFGQSGSLTLHHRIHTGEKPYS from the coding sequence agaacacacacagcagagaaatcttatagctgtggtcaatgtgggaagacttttggtcaatctggagagctgacagtgcaccagagaacacacacaggaaagaaatcttatagctgtggtcaatgtgggatgagttttggcCAATCTTgccagctgacattacaccagagaacacacacaggagagaaatcttacagctgtgatcaatgtgggaagagttttggtcgatctggccATCTAACTCaacaccacagaacacacacaggagagaaaccttatagctgtggtcaatgtgggaagagttttggtcaatctggccagctgactatacaccagagaatacacacaggagagaaaccttatagctgtggtcaatgtgggaagagttttgtggCATCTAGAAGtttgactctacaccagagaacacacacaggagagaaaccttatagctgtggtcaatgtgggaagagttttggtagatcttgccatctgactcaacacaagagaacacatacaggagagaaaccttatagctgtggtcaatgtgggaagagttttggtcaatctggagagctgactatacaccagagaatacattcaggagagaaatcttatagctgtgaccaatgtgggaagagttttggtggatctggacagctgacagtgcaccagagaacacacacaggagagaaaccttatagctgtggtcaatgtgggaagagttttggaagatcttgccatctgactcaacacaagagaacacatacaggagagaaaccttatagctgtggtcaatgtgggaagagttttggtcaatctggagagctgacagtgcaccagagaacacacacaggagagaaaccttatagctgtggtcaatgtgggaagagttttggtcaatctggccagctgactatacaccagagaatacattcaggagagaaatcttatagctgtgaccaatgtgggaagagttttggtggatctggacagctgacagtgcaccagagaacacacacaggagagaaatcttatagctgtggtcaatgtgggaagagttttggtcaatctggatctctgactctacaccatagaatacacacaggagagaaaccttatagc